The Bryobacteraceae bacterium genome includes a window with the following:
- a CDS encoding dTDP-glucose 4,6-dehydratase, with translation MRWLVTGGAGFIGSAFVRLALREGWAERVVNLDKLTYAGNLENLSEVEGDARHRFVHGDIRDTALVRSLLEEERVDAIVHFAAESHVDRSILGPEAFVETNVRGTFSLLEAARAAGVGRFLHVSTDEVYGSIPEPEEADETWPLRPSSPYSASKAGSDLLALSYWTTFRLPVIVTRASNNYGPYQFPEKLIPLMISNAIEDKPLPIYGDGMQVRDWLYVDDHCRAVRAALEKGEPGEIYNIGGSRALPNRRVVEMILEALGKPYSLMTPVADRPGHDRRYAITTAKLEQASGWRALVPFEEGLERTIRWYRENTGWVSRVKSGEYQQYYEKNYANR, from the coding sequence ATGAGATGGCTGGTGACGGGCGGCGCGGGATTCATCGGCTCCGCGTTTGTGCGCCTCGCGTTGCGCGAGGGCTGGGCTGAGCGGGTGGTGAACCTCGACAAGCTGACCTACGCAGGGAATCTGGAAAACCTGTCCGAAGTGGAGGGCGACGCGAGGCACCGATTCGTGCACGGCGACATCCGGGACACGGCGCTGGTGCGGTCGCTGCTCGAAGAGGAGCGGGTCGATGCGATCGTGCACTTCGCCGCGGAATCGCACGTGGACCGCTCGATCCTGGGACCGGAGGCCTTCGTGGAGACGAACGTCCGCGGAACGTTCTCGCTTCTGGAGGCGGCGCGGGCGGCGGGCGTCGGGCGGTTCCTGCACGTTTCCACGGACGAGGTGTACGGCTCGATTCCCGAGCCGGAGGAGGCGGACGAGACGTGGCCTCTGCGTCCGTCGAGTCCGTACTCAGCCTCCAAAGCGGGGTCGGACCTGCTGGCTTTGTCCTACTGGACGACGTTCCGCCTGCCGGTGATCGTCACGCGGGCGTCGAACAATTACGGGCCGTATCAGTTTCCCGAGAAGCTGATTCCGCTGATGATTTCGAATGCAATCGAAGACAAACCGCTTCCGATTTACGGGGACGGGATGCAGGTGCGGGACTGGCTTTACGTGGACGATCACTGCCGGGCGGTGCGGGCGGCGCTGGAAAAGGGAGAGCCCGGGGAGATCTACAACATCGGCGGCTCGCGCGCGCTGCCGAACCGGCGCGTGGTGGAGATGATTCTCGAAGCGCTGGGAAAGCCGTACAGCCTGATGACGCCCGTGGCCGACAGGCCGGGGCACGACCGGCGGTACGCGATCACGACGGCCAAGCTCGAACAGGCGTCGGGCTGGCGCGCGCTGGTGCCGTTCGAGGAAGGGCTGGAGCGGACGATCCGCTGGTACCGGGAAAATACCGGCTGGGTCTCGCGCGTCAAATCGGGAGAATACCAACAGTATTACGAGAAAAACTACGCGAACAGGTGA
- a CDS encoding spore coat protein, giving the protein MSGPAAAEIRVPQCEAGIGKVIASPDSADLIHGVRVSPAAIWSDDRGYFLEVARTGCGLPAGFPPESTQVSVALSYPGAIKAFHFHRKQTDFWTVVKGMFQVALVDLRPDSPTFGRKNTLYVGVLRPWQILIPPGVGHGYKVIGTEPAMLVYLTDRFYDPSDEGRIAYNEAGIAYDWELQHK; this is encoded by the coding sequence ATGAGCGGTCCGGCTGCCGCCGAGATCCGGGTGCCGCAATGCGAGGCGGGCATCGGGAAAGTGATCGCGTCGCCGGATTCGGCGGACCTGATCCATGGCGTGCGGGTCTCTCCCGCGGCGATCTGGTCGGACGACCGGGGCTATTTTCTGGAGGTGGCGCGGACCGGCTGCGGGCTGCCGGCGGGATTTCCGCCGGAATCGACGCAGGTGAGCGTGGCGCTGTCCTATCCGGGGGCGATCAAGGCGTTTCACTTCCACCGGAAGCAGACGGACTTCTGGACCGTGGTGAAGGGGATGTTTCAGGTGGCGCTGGTGGACCTGCGCCCGGACTCGCCAACGTTCGGACGGAAGAACACTCTCTACGTGGGCGTGCTGCGTCCGTGGCAGATCCTGATTCCGCCTGGCGTCGGGCACGGCTACAAGGTGATCGGCACGGAGCCGGCGATGCTCGTGTACCTGACGGACCGGTTCTACGATCCGTCGGATGAAGGGCGCATCGCATACAACGAGGCGGGGATCGCCTACGACTGGGAGCTGCAACACAAATGA
- a CDS encoding spore coat protein: MKGVILAGGKGTRLYPLTKITNKHLLPVYDQPMIYYPIQTLVDAGIRDILIVTGGNYAGDFLQLLGNGRQFGLTSLNYTYQEGEGGIADALSLAEHFADNGKICVILGDNIIEKSIRDAVEDFRHQEKGAKILLKEVPDPERFGVAEIHKGHVVRIEEKPKAPKTNYAVTGIYMYDATVFDKIRTLEPSARGELEITDVNNAYIREAALSFAFLDGWWTDAGTFDSLLRAGNLVAQTRRKEGAQE, encoded by the coding sequence ATGAAAGGCGTCATTCTGGCCGGAGGCAAGGGAACCCGGCTGTATCCGCTGACGAAAATCACGAACAAACACCTGCTGCCGGTCTACGACCAGCCGATGATTTATTATCCGATCCAGACGCTGGTGGACGCGGGCATCCGGGACATCCTGATTGTGACAGGCGGCAATTACGCGGGGGATTTCCTGCAGCTTCTGGGCAACGGGCGGCAGTTCGGACTGACCAGCCTGAATTACACGTATCAGGAGGGCGAAGGGGGCATCGCGGACGCGCTCTCGCTGGCGGAACATTTCGCCGACAACGGGAAAATCTGCGTGATTCTCGGGGATAATATCATCGAAAAAAGCATCCGGGACGCGGTGGAAGATTTCCGGCATCAGGAGAAAGGCGCGAAGATTCTGCTGAAGGAAGTGCCGGATCCGGAGAGGTTCGGCGTGGCCGAGATCCACAAAGGGCATGTCGTCCGGATCGAGGAAAAGCCGAAGGCGCCGAAGACGAATTACGCGGTGACCGGCATCTACATGTACGACGCCACGGTGTTCGACAAGATCCGGACGCTGGAGCCGAGCGCGCGCGGGGAGCTGGAGATCACGGACGTGAACAACGCCTACATCCGCGAGGCTGCGCTGTCGTTCGCGTTTCTCGACGGCTGGTGGACGGACGCGGGAACATTCGATTCCCTGCTGCGGGCGGGCAACCTGGTGGCGCAGACGCGCAGGAAGGAAGGAGCGCAGGAATGA
- a CDS encoding cupin yields MKPFDWNSIPAEQLNEKMRRQMVHTQRLTLARLEMKAGCAVPVHSHENEQVSMVLSGRLRFLLDSGAEEVGPGQVMRLAPNEPHGVEVLEDSIVLDLFSPPREDWIRGDDAYLRRG; encoded by the coding sequence GTGAAGCCTTTCGACTGGAACAGCATCCCCGCCGAACAGCTCAACGAAAAGATGCGCCGCCAGATGGTCCACACGCAGCGGCTGACGCTCGCGCGGCTCGAGATGAAGGCCGGTTGCGCCGTGCCTGTCCATTCCCACGAGAACGAACAGGTCTCCATGGTGCTCTCCGGGCGCCTCCGCTTCCTTCTGGACAGCGGCGCGGAAGAAGTGGGCCCGGGGCAGGTGATGCGCCTCGCCCCCAACGAGCCCCATGGCGTGGAAGTTCTCGAGGACAGCATCGTGCTCGACCTGTTCAGCCCGCCCCGCGAGGACTGGATCCGCGGCGACGACGCCTACCTACGCCGCGGCTGA
- the hisS gene encoding histidine--tRNA ligase — protein MIRAIRGTRDILPPQSALWNYVESQAREVFRTYHYQEIRTPIFEETALFARGVGEDTDIVSKEMYTWTDRDGTSLTLRPENTASVIRAWIEHRLDQIPGLKKLYYIGPMFRRERPQKGRYRQFSQIGAECIGSESPAVDAEIIELALDVLSRCGVEHAHLLLNSVGCPACRPAFVEQLRERLAAVRGQLCQDCQRRSETNPLRVLDCKVPEDQNTIDSLPSILEHLCEACRKHFETVQELLAARGIEYEIRSRLVRGLDYYTRTTFEVTHGALGAQNSILGGGRYDGLAEALGSRVPAPGIGFSIGEDRLVLAIEDRISAEELARLDVFVIPVGQAALKECALLARELRGAGFSVELSADAKVKRAMELANKAGARFAVIVGDDEIARGEVALKDMARGEQSTVARSGLVQALRQGSAAA, from the coding sequence ATGATCCGGGCGATCCGCGGCACGCGCGACATCCTGCCGCCGCAGTCGGCGCTGTGGAACTACGTCGAGTCGCAGGCGCGCGAGGTGTTCCGCACCTATCACTACCAGGAGATCCGCACGCCGATTTTCGAGGAGACGGCGCTGTTTGCGCGCGGCGTGGGCGAGGACACCGACATCGTCTCGAAAGAGATGTACACGTGGACGGACCGCGACGGCACGTCGCTGACGCTGCGGCCGGAGAACACGGCGAGCGTGATCCGGGCGTGGATCGAGCACCGGCTGGATCAGATCCCGGGGCTGAAGAAGCTGTACTATATCGGCCCGATGTTCCGGCGGGAGCGGCCGCAGAAGGGGCGTTACCGGCAGTTTTCGCAGATCGGGGCGGAATGCATCGGCTCGGAGTCGCCTGCGGTGGATGCCGAGATCATCGAACTGGCGCTGGATGTGCTCTCGCGGTGCGGCGTCGAGCACGCGCACCTGCTGCTGAACAGCGTGGGGTGCCCGGCGTGCCGTCCGGCGTTTGTGGAGCAGCTGCGGGAGCGTCTCGCCGCCGTGCGGGGGCAGCTCTGCCAGGATTGCCAGCGGCGCTCGGAGACGAACCCGCTGCGCGTGCTGGACTGCAAGGTTCCGGAGGACCAGAACACGATCGACTCGCTGCCGTCGATTCTCGAACACCTGTGCGAGGCGTGCAGGAAGCATTTCGAGACGGTGCAGGAGCTGCTGGCGGCGCGAGGGATCGAGTACGAGATCCGCTCGCGGCTGGTGCGCGGGCTGGACTACTACACGCGGACGACGTTCGAGGTGACGCACGGAGCGCTTGGGGCGCAGAACTCGATTCTGGGCGGCGGGCGCTACGACGGGCTTGCGGAGGCTCTGGGGTCGCGCGTGCCTGCGCCGGGCATCGGGTTTTCGATCGGCGAGGACCGTCTGGTGCTGGCCATCGAGGACCGGATTTCCGCAGAAGAGCTGGCGCGGCTGGACGTGTTCGTGATCCCGGTTGGTCAGGCGGCGCTGAAGGAGTGCGCGCTGCTGGCGCGGGAGCTGCGCGGGGCGGGCTTTTCGGTGGAGCTGTCGGCGGATGCGAAGGTGAAGCGGGCGATGGAGCTGGCCAACAAGGCGGGGGCGCGGTTCGCGGTGATCGTGGGGGACGACGAGATTGCGCGGGGCGAAGTGGCGCTGAAAGACATGGCGCGGGGCGAGCAGTCCACCGTGGCGCGGAGCGGGCTGGTGCAGGCGCTGCGGCAGGGATCAGCCGCGGCGTAG
- a CDS encoding gamma carbonic anhydrase family protein, which translates to MIRPYRGIYPKIAPTAYVDQAATVIGDVTLGERASVWPGAVLRGDVNRIEIGEETNIQDGSVLHGELDRYPVILGARVTVGHMACLHGCVIEDDVLVGIGAIVLNGARVGRGSVIAAGSLVPEGMEIPPESMVMGVPAKVRRQVTEEEKQRFRENAQRYIRYRQDYRDEAAH; encoded by the coding sequence ATGATTCGACCGTATCGAGGCATCTACCCGAAGATTGCGCCGACGGCGTACGTGGACCAGGCGGCGACCGTGATCGGCGACGTGACGCTGGGAGAGCGGGCCAGCGTGTGGCCCGGCGCCGTGCTGCGGGGCGACGTGAACCGCATCGAGATCGGCGAAGAGACCAACATTCAGGACGGCAGCGTGCTGCACGGCGAGCTGGACAGGTATCCGGTGATCCTGGGCGCGCGGGTGACCGTGGGGCACATGGCGTGCCTGCACGGCTGCGTGATCGAAGACGACGTGCTGGTGGGCATCGGAGCGATCGTGCTGAACGGGGCGCGCGTGGGGCGGGGCTCGGTGATCGCCGCCGGCTCGCTGGTGCCCGAAGGGATGGAGATTCCTCCCGAGTCCATGGTGATGGGCGTTCCGGCGAAGGTGCGGCGGCAGGTGACGGAAGAGGAAAAGCAGCGGTTCCGCGAGAACGCGCAGCGCTACATCCGCTACCGGCAGGACTACCGGGACGAGGCGGCGCACTGA